From Nonlabens sp. Ci31, the proteins below share one genomic window:
- a CDS encoding alpha/beta hydrolase has translation MVSVIETDDQISFTSKISENKLEVVFFQGGLNDPKAYAPLCRKIAEKGFTCHLIKMDWRLPPYDYQKVFKLIDTTAGNYAIRGHSQGEKIAAQLVYENPNPFKGLFLMGTSHPRDIDLSNQNIPCIKLYADHDGLASVEEVLENKSKLPKHSKLILIAGGNHSQFGYLGQLLMDSSSEISLEEQQKQTYNHLINFISSIGKSI, from the coding sequence ATCTCTTTTACCTCTAAAATTTCAGAAAATAAACTTGAAGTTGTTTTTTTTCAAGGTGGTTTAAATGATCCCAAAGCTTATGCCCCACTCTGCCGGAAAATAGCTGAAAAGGGATTTACCTGTCATCTTATAAAAATGGATTGGAGGCTTCCACCATACGATTATCAAAAAGTTTTCAAATTAATAGATACAACTGCTGGAAACTATGCCATAAGAGGACACTCTCAAGGTGAGAAAATAGCCGCTCAATTAGTTTATGAAAATCCAAACCCGTTTAAAGGATTATTTTTAATGGGGACTTCTCACCCACGAGACATTGATTTATCAAATCAAAATATTCCTTGTATCAAATTATATGCTGATCATGACGGACTAGCTAGTGTGGAAGAAGTATTGGAAAACAAAAGTAAGTTACCTAAACACTCCAAATTAATTCTTATAGCTGGTGGCAACCACTCCCAATTTGGTTATTTGGGTCAACTGCTTATGGATAGTTCTTCTGAAATTTCGTTAGAAGAACAACAAAAACAGACCTATAATCACTTGATTAATTTTATAAGTAGCATTGGAAAGAGTATATAA